The sequence CGTTGAGCACTTTTGCCGCCGGCGCAAGCGCGTTGGTTGTGCAGGAAGCGTTCGAGATGACGGTGTGCTTTGCGGGGTCGTAGGCGCCCTCGTTGACGCCGAGCACGACCGTCAGGTCTGCGTCGGGCGAGGGTGCGCTGATGACGACCCGTGCGGCCCCGGCATCAAGGTGCTTTGCTGAGGCCGCCCGCTCAGTGAAGCGGCCCGTGCACTCAAGCACCATATCCACGCCGAGGTCGTTCCACGGGAGGCGTGCAGGGTCTCTCTCACTCAGGGCCCGCACTTTCTTCGACCCGAACTTGAGATGATCTGAACCGGCCTCGATCGGGAAGGGCGCTCGCCCGTGGACTGAGTCGTACTTCATCAGGTAGGCGAGTTCGTCCAGCGGGTTTGGGTCGTTTACCGCGACGATCTCGATATTCCCCGGTGTATCGGTCAGGTAGTTGTAGAGGACCTTCCGCCCGATCCGTCCGAACCCGTTTATGGCAACTTTCTTCATGATACTTCCCCCTGTCTGACAGGGGTTCCCCTCTGCGGGAGGGTATATATGATCTTTGCCCGGGGATGGTGCCGGGGAAATTCGCCGGTTCGGGGGCGGTTTGGGTTTTCCGGCCGCAGGGTTTCGCGCCGGCCGGACCCCGCGACGCCGCCGGAGGCCGACACCCCCTCTCTGAAGGCCGGCGCGATGGTCGCCTTCCGGGGCCACGGATCTCCACCGGATATCGCACCTGACGGTGCTCGTGCTCCGGATGCCCCATCCATCGCAATCGCCATGGCCGGCCTCGATCCGCGCGGGAGGGGGGGCGGGGGATGCCGGAGAAGAACTTTGGGGTGACATTCTGCCCGGGGAGATCCCCGGAAAAATGCCGGCAACTGACCGGATCCCCCGGGATGCCTTTATGTACCCTCGCTGATATATACTCAACAAGTGATGAGAGAAAGTCAACATCTGTTGAATAATATTCAACAAAATGAGAACCCCGGCCGGCAGTTCCTGGATGAAGAGACACCCACAGCAGACGGGAACACCCCGCCCGGCAACCCCCACCCCTGGGACTTCCTTGACGCGTACGGATCGCTCTTCCGGAGATCGTCGTTGATCCTCCTCGTCCTGCTCGGGAGGGACTACACGAGGAAGTTCCACGTCCGGGAGCTCTCCCGGATAGTACATCGCGATGTCTCGCTCGTCAGCAAAAACCTCAAAGATCTCGGGGCGATGGATCTGGTCACCCGCGAAGACGTAGGAAACCTCGCCTTCTATCAGGCAAACATGGAGAACGTCCTCCTGCGGCAGATGAAGATCAGTTTTACGGTCCTTGAACTGCAGCCACTCATCCGGGACCTGCAGGGTATGACGACGAGCGTTATCCTCTACGGCAGTTGTGCGCGAGGAGAGGATACGCCCGCAAGCGATATCGACCTCTATATCGAGACCCTCGACAAAGAGCCTATCCCGGAGATCTTACATATGCACCAGAAC is a genomic window of Methanoculleus bourgensis MS2 containing:
- a CDS encoding nucleotidyltransferase domain-containing protein gives rise to the protein MRESQHLLNNIQQNENPGRQFLDEETPTADGNTPPGNPHPWDFLDAYGSLFRRSSLILLVLLGRDYTRKFHVRELSRIVHRDVSLVSKNLKDLGAMDLVTREDVGNLAFYQANMENVLLRQMKISFTVLELQPLIRDLQGMTTSVILYGSCARGEDTPASDIDLYIETLDKEPIPEILHMHQNTLARELSPIVNTPDETYRLKTEDAPFFDNIQQGIVLIG